One Hydractinia symbiolongicarpus strain clone_291-10 chromosome 7, HSymV2.1, whole genome shotgun sequence genomic window, GTATTGCTGCACGTAATTTGAGATTACAGACAGTTGCGACTTCAAGTGTATTGGAGGATTAAAATACTAGTAGAAAAAAACACCacaaaatcaatacacacaAATGCATTTTATGACCGGGTTGGTCAGTCACGTATGCAACCAGGTTGGTCAGTTAGTTAATTCAACTGAGTTTGAGTTGTCAGTTGTTTATCCAAACAATTTAGTCGAGCATTTTAACGTCGGTTTTCGTCTTTCGTGGTAGAATTGCGTGATGGAATTACAAAGATCAACGAATTGCGTGCGTGTGTTTCTTATTCGATTAATCCAAAGGTGGATCCTTATCTTGGTTACGTATCTTccaaattgacacagttaagtCTATGATATCATGCATATTTCTCTTACATCATGCGAAAACTGGTCtattacaaaaaagaaaaaacccagggcaTGACCTTGAACACAGGCCTATTTTTCTCTCTACGCCACTACGTTTTATGTGGCCTAAAGGTGGGTTTCGAGATTGAGGGTGCACGCATAATTCTGGTGTAAAAGCTTTACTCATTTTACGATGTTGTATTAAACCAACCTCGTTTTAGATCGTTGATGATGGATTTACCGTAAGAATAAGATGGTatagctaaaaaaaatattgtgcatTGTACAAAATAAATTGTAGTTTGCCCACTTTGAAAATTCTTTGCTACTCAATTTGTACGAGGCCAAatataaagaacaaaaaaaacaaatgcaatCTTACGTTACGTTGGTCATACACCGGCCGTTTTCTAGTCAATCTCTTTTCAAAAAGCGGACacctaattagcggacactctaATTAGCGGGAAATATTTTCTGAACCATAGAGCAAATGTGGCTTCTTTCTCTCTTCAATTAGCGGACAATtcaataaaatcaaaaacaagcaaagaaaaatagacaaaaatgaatagtttttctaacatttatttcaaacattttgCAACATTTGTGTCCAGCTTCTCCCCAATTTTCTTTACAACCACTTTATCAGCTTTTCATGGTTGATAGAACTAAGCGTTTAGAGAGGAAAGAGAAACTCTCTCCTCCATTAAGAAGAGACCAAAGACCGTcaacaattaattaaaaatttcaaaatataatcTTTAATCACTTATCCATcatttgttaaaatttgtttgaaagacTTTTAAAGATCTGTGAAGATTGAAAGTTTGGTTTGTTATCATTAtgttaatattaaaatattatcatttgttatttttccttTGTGATACAAAAATCGGCTTTAATTTCTAATTTGCGGCTTAAAATGTTAGACTTTCCAAAAGGCGGACACTTcaaattagcggacactttagttgatggtgtccgctaattggagagtACACTATAGTCACAAAATTTAAATCCGTGGCACatattctaaaaaaattctatttcgTCTTAACAAATTTTCTTCGTTTGTTTTAACTCAGCTTTCCACCACCAACAAGTCAGGAGTACAGCTATCTTATGAAGCGCCGATCCGAACAAAAAAGCGccagcaaaaaacaaaacacgcTGCACTATATTCATTCCTCTCAAGAATGGATACACCCAGAAGTTACCACGATATGCTACCCACAGAATCCACATCAGATAAGTAGCTGCGTACAATACCCAACCGATGCATCCTTTGAAAAAACTGACGCTTGGCTTATGAAAGGTAATCAAGGTTTCCAACAACGATGTTACAATCGGTCCCGTATGAATGGCTTGATTGTAAAATCCATAAGGGTgcatatattttcttttgaagGCTGGTAACATTAAATCTGGTTCGATTGCGTATATCCCCCAAAATAAAATGCTAACGGTAAGAGATACTGGAAAAAGTACACCGAGAAATATATAATCGAGTATCTCTCGGCTACGGTTTTTTTGGTTTCGTTGAAGCTTTTCTTTGTTGACAACTAAGTCTTTCAAATCCACCAGAGTGGCGTAACCGAAGTAGAAAatcgataaaaaaatattcaacacTGTCAGGTACTTGTATCTACCACCATAGATAAGATTGGATCCCGGTATGACAATCGGATTGTATTCTGTGTACACATAGAATGTGAAAGTAGAGAAGTGGTACAACAACTGTAACGCGATTTTAGACGCCATCTTTAAATCTCGTTTTCAATGTTTGTctagtaaaaaaaatgtaatttgatGCTTCGTCGATAATTCTTGCTGGACATTAGTGTTTGTAAACATACCTACTGGATTTATATTTCTATTTGACAATTTTATAGTTAGTTAAAAATACTTTAAGTGCAGAACTtcaagaaaatatttctttaagcGTGTTATAAACACGATTTTTTAACATAGAAACGCCTACACtttatgttcttattttttgaacTTTACCAGAATGAAATCATTGTTTGTATAATTCATAAATATAAAACTGaaggaaatattaaaattatacgTTGAAACGCATGGTTCAGTAGAGAAAACAGATAATTATTATTGTGGAAAGTTTAATCATTCCTTGAACATGgtagtttaaaaaaactaactagatgttttaacaaaaaatgggAAATAGTTAGACTGACAGATGGTGATGAAGAGTTTTAGGATTGGATGAAATAGATAGTGTGgaagttttgttgttttaaaacaatgtcTATTCGTGCAAAAAGAAAATT contains:
- the LOC130649659 gene encoding androgen-induced gene 1 protein-like, which produces MASKIALQLLYHFSTFTFYVYTEYNPIVIPGSNLIYGGRYKYLTVLNIFLSIFYFGYATLVDLKDLVVNKEKLQRNQKNRSREILDYIFLGVLFPVSLTVSILFWGIYAIEPDLMLPAFKRKYMHPYGFYNQAIHTGPIVTSLLETLITFHKPSVSFFKGCIGWVLYAATYLMWILWVAYRGNFWVYPFLRGMNIVQRVLFFAGAFLFGSALHKIAVLLTCWWWKAELKQTKKIC